One stretch of Motilibacter aurantiacus DNA includes these proteins:
- a CDS encoding response regulator transcription factor: MTRLLLVDDQPLLRTGFRMILEAEDGLEVVGEAGDGVEAVERARACSPDVVLMDIRMPRMDGVEATRRIVGDPALSARVLVLTTFDLDEYVVEALRAGASGFLLKDAPADDLIAAIRVVAAGEAIVAPRVTRRLLDRFADRLPSASEAVLPEALGTLTEREVEVLRLVARGMSNAEIAAELYVSETTVKTHVGHLLTKLSLRDRVQACVFAYESGLVRPGSA; this comes from the coding sequence GTGACCCGGCTCCTGCTCGTCGACGACCAGCCGCTGCTGCGCACCGGCTTCCGCATGATCCTCGAGGCCGAGGACGGGCTCGAGGTCGTCGGGGAGGCCGGGGACGGCGTGGAGGCGGTGGAGCGGGCGCGGGCCTGCTCCCCCGACGTCGTGCTCATGGACATCCGGATGCCGCGGATGGACGGCGTCGAGGCGACGCGGCGCATCGTCGGCGACCCGGCCCTCTCCGCGCGCGTCCTCGTCCTGACCACGTTCGACCTCGACGAGTACGTCGTCGAGGCGCTGCGCGCGGGGGCCAGCGGCTTCCTGCTCAAGGACGCCCCTGCCGACGACCTCATCGCGGCCATCCGGGTGGTCGCCGCAGGCGAGGCCATCGTCGCCCCGCGGGTCACCCGACGCCTGCTCGACCGTTTCGCCGACCGGCTGCCCTCGGCGTCGGAGGCGGTGCTGCCGGAGGCGCTCGGCACGCTCACCGAGCGGGAGGTGGAGGTGCTCCGCCTCGTCGCCCGCGGCATGTCCAACGCCGAGATCGCGGCCGAGCTGTACGTCTCGGAGACCACCGTCAAGACGCACGTGGGCCACCTCCTCACGAAGCTCAGCCTGCGAGACAGGGTTCAGGCATGCGTGTTCGCCTATGAGAGCGGCCTGGTGCGGCCCGGCAGCGCCTGA